In Chryseobacterium sp., the genomic window GTGTCCGGGCCATGAGCTCTACCATTGATGTAAAGAGAACACATTCCGCAGATCCCTTCACGACAGTCATGGTCAAAAGCGATCGGCTCTTTTCCTTCGTTAATTAAGTTTTCGTTCAGAATATCCAACATCTCCAGGAATGAAGAATCTGTAGAAACATCTGATATTTTATAGGTCTCAAACTGACCTTTAGATTTATTATTTTTCTGTCTCCAAATTTTCAGCGTAAGATGTAAGCCTTTTTTTGCACTCATAATGTTATATTTATAGGTTGGAGATTATTTGTAACTTCTAGTTTTAACCTCGATGTTGTCATATATCAGTTCTTCTTTATGCAACACTTCCGCGTTGATATCGTTACCCTGATATTCCCAAGCTCCGACGTATTTGTAATTTACGTCATCTCTTTCCGCTTCACCATCCGGAGTAGAATGGTCTTCACGGAAGTGTCCTCCACAAGATTCATTTCTGTGTAGAGCATCGATAGCCATTAATTGTCCCAGTTCAAGGAAGTCTGCCACTCTGAATGCTTTTTCAAGCTCAGTGTTCATTCCTTCTCTTTCTCCCGGTACTTTTACGTTTTTCCAGAAATCGTTTCTTACTTCTTCGATCTCTTTGATTGCTTCTCTTAATCCTTCAGGAGTTCTTCCCATTCCTACTTTATTCCACATAATGTGTCCAAGTTTCTTATGGAAATGATCCACTGAATGAGTTCCTTTGTTATTTAAGAAGAAATCAATTTTATCTTTAATTCCTTTTTCAGCTTCGTCAAACGAAGAAGTTCCTGTAGGGATAGCTCCTGTTCTGATGTCTGCTGAAAGATAGTCTGCAATCGTGTAAGGCAGTACGAAATATCCGTCCGCAAGTCCCTGCATCAATGCAGATGCACCCAGTCTGTTGGCTCCGTGGTCAGAGAAGTTGGCTTCACCGATAACGAAACATCCGGGAATAGTAGACTGAAGGTTATAATCAACCCATACACCACCCATGGTATAGTGAACCGCAGGATAGATCTTCATTGGTGTTTTATAAGGATCATCAGCCGTAATTTTTTCGTACATCACGAATAAGTTACCGTATTTCTCCTCTACCCACTGCTTCCCTAGATCATAGATCTGCTGATCCGTAGGATTATGAATATGTTTTTCAATAGCGGCTTCTTTACCTTTTTTCATGATCTCTGTAGAGAAATCAAGGTAAACGCCCTCTTTAGTATCATTATTTTCGATTCCGAATCCGGCATCACATCTTTCCTTAGCTGCTCTTGAAGCAACGTCTCTAGGAACAAGGTTACCGAATGCAGGATATCTTCTTTCTAAATAATAATCTCTATCTTCTTCTTTAATATTTTCAGGTCTTAATTTACCTTCTCTGATCGCTACTGAATCTTCAATCTTTTTAGGAACCCAGATTCTTCCTGAGTTTCTTAATGATTCAGACATCAAAGTCAATTTAGACTGCTGAGTTCCGTGAACAGGAATACAGGTTGGGTGAATCTGTACATAACAAGGGTTTGCAAAGTATGCTCCTTTCTTGTGGATCTTCCAAGCTGCAGAAACGTTTGACCCCATTGCATTGGTTGAAAGGAAATATACGTTTCCGTATCCTCCTGAAGCAATAACTACCGCGTGGGCAGAGTGTCTTTCAACCTCTCCTGTTACAAGGTTTCTTGCGATAATTCCTCTTGCCTTTCCGTCAACGATTACAAGGTCCATCATTTCGTGACGGTTGTACATTTTAATTCTACCTTTACCGATCTGACGGCTCATTGCAGAATATGCACCCAGTAATAGCTGCTGACCTGTCTGTCCTTTTGCGTAGAAAGTTCTTTTTACCTGAACCCCGCCAAATGAACGGTTATCCAACTGGCCACCGTAATCTCTTCCGAAAGGGACACCTTGTGCAACACACTGGTCAATAATATTGGCTGAAACTTCAGCCAGTCTGTAAACGTTAGCCTCTCTTGCTCTATAGTCACCTCCTTTGATGGTATCATAGAAAAGTCTATAAGTAGAGTCACCGTCACCCTGGTAATTTTTAGCAGCGTTGATCCCCCCCTGAGCAGCAATAGAGTGTGCTCTTCTTGGAGAATCCTGGTAACAGAACGCTTTTACGTTGTATCCTTGCTCAGCTAAAGTAGCCGCAGCAGAACCTCCTGCCAAACCTGTACCTACAACAATAATATCAATCTTATCTCTGTTGTTTGGTGCAACAAGGTTCATATGGTCTTTATGATTTTTCCACTTGTCCTTAAGCGGACCCGCTGGAATTCTTGAATCTAATTTACTCATACTAGTATATTGATATTATTGAGTTATAAAATGAAAAACTGCGACGAAAATAAATCCTGCCGGGATAAGGATAGAATACCATTTCCCGAAAGCTTTGATCACCGGCGTATATTTTGGATGTCTTGCTCCAATAGACTGGAATGAAGACTGGAACCCGTGAGCTAAATGTAATCCTAATAAAACAAAAGAAATTACATATAAAGCCACTCTCCAAAGATCTGCAAACTTCTCATGAAGCTCCGGCCAGAAACGTTCTGCATCAGGAGTCAATCCTTCCACATACTTATAATTAATTTCATGTAGCCAGAAATCATATAAGTGAAGCGCCAAGAAAGCAAGAACAACAGCTCCAGAAATAATCATATTTCTGGACATCCATGAAGAATTCACAGACGCATTGTTGGATGCATACTTTACCGGACGCGCTTTATTATTCTTAATTTCGAGTACAAATCCCATCACAAAATGGAATATTACTGCAAAACCAAGAATAGGCTGCATTAAGAACTGCACAAAAGGATTATAGCCCATAAAGTCAGATGCCGTATTGAAGGCGTCCTTATTAAGAACTGATAACAAATTGGTTGTCAAATGCAGTATAAGAAAAATCAGCAAAAATAGAGCTGATAATGCCATAGCGTATTTTCTACCTATCGTAGAACTCGTTAAACCTGCCATATAAGTTTAAATTTGAATTTCCACAAAATTAAGAAATGTTAACAATATCGAAAAGTGAGAAATCTCACAATTAGCCAGTTTGTAACCTTTCTAAATAAGAGCTGAAAACGTTATAAATAAAGAAAAAGTAAAAATCGGACTAAAGTTTATTTTAAATCATAGGTATGTCCCCGAAAAACAACTTTTTGAGCCGAAGGGGGAAAGGTTTTGAGCTCAAAACGGGCTATCCTTCTCGAAGAACAATAAGGAGCGACAACATATCGGATTACCTTCTTCTCTTCTATGATTTCCGAGGTCCAAAAAC contains:
- a CDS encoding fumarate reductase/succinate dehydrogenase flavoprotein subunit, translating into MSKLDSRIPAGPLKDKWKNHKDHMNLVAPNNRDKIDIIVVGTGLAGGSAAATLAEQGYNVKAFCYQDSPRRAHSIAAQGGINAAKNYQGDGDSTYRLFYDTIKGGDYRAREANVYRLAEVSANIIDQCVAQGVPFGRDYGGQLDNRSFGGVQVKRTFYAKGQTGQQLLLGAYSAMSRQIGKGRIKMYNRHEMMDLVIVDGKARGIIARNLVTGEVERHSAHAVVIASGGYGNVYFLSTNAMGSNVSAAWKIHKKGAYFANPCYVQIHPTCIPVHGTQQSKLTLMSESLRNSGRIWVPKKIEDSVAIREGKLRPENIKEEDRDYYLERRYPAFGNLVPRDVASRAAKERCDAGFGIENNDTKEGVYLDFSTEIMKKGKEAAIEKHIHNPTDQQIYDLGKQWVEEKYGNLFVMYEKITADDPYKTPMKIYPAVHYTMGGVWVDYNLQSTIPGCFVIGEANFSDHGANRLGASALMQGLADGYFVLPYTIADYLSADIRTGAIPTGTSSFDEAEKGIKDKIDFFLNNKGTHSVDHFHKKLGHIMWNKVGMGRTPEGLREAIKEIEEVRNDFWKNVKVPGEREGMNTELEKAFRVADFLELGQLMAIDALHRNESCGGHFREDHSTPDGEAERDDVNYKYVGAWEYQGNDINAEVLHKEELIYDNIEVKTRSYK
- a CDS encoding succinate dehydrogenase cytochrome b subunit codes for the protein MAGLTSSTIGRKYAMALSALFLLIFLILHLTTNLLSVLNKDAFNTASDFMGYNPFVQFLMQPILGFAVIFHFVMGFVLEIKNNKARPVKYASNNASVNSSWMSRNMIISGAVVLAFLALHLYDFWLHEINYKYVEGLTPDAERFWPELHEKFADLWRVALYVISFVLLGLHLAHGFQSSFQSIGARHPKYTPVIKAFGKWYSILIPAGFIFVAVFHFITQ